In the Longimicrobium sp. genome, one interval contains:
- a CDS encoding ATP-dependent 6-phosphofructokinase, whose amino-acid sequence MNIRRIAINTGGGDAPGLNAVIRAATLTALENGWEVLGIRRGYMGLLHDEVDGEPGMVPLSAERVRGITHLGGTILGTTARGNLFGLEVRQSDGTWGDRDPSADIMGRFAEMEIDALIAIGGDGSLKIAHRLFLKGLRVVGVPKTIDNDLSATDMTFGFQTAVDVATEAIGRLHSTAEAHQRVMVVQVMGRHTGWIALESGLAGGADVILIPEIPFSAERIAEKIMERDRARRRFSIVVIAEGAVPAGGLPSFVEGTGRYGGIGDRLAVELEALTGKDTRCLTLGHIQRGGSPVPYDRNLALRFGAAAVHAVERGNFGCMVGLQGNHVRSVPLGDAVTDIKRVPIDDEVVRTARRMGVSFGD is encoded by the coding sequence CTGAACATCCGCCGGATCGCGATCAACACCGGGGGCGGCGACGCTCCCGGGCTGAACGCCGTGATCCGCGCCGCCACGCTGACGGCGCTGGAGAACGGCTGGGAGGTGCTGGGGATCCGGCGCGGCTACATGGGGCTGCTGCACGACGAGGTCGACGGCGAGCCGGGGATGGTGCCGCTCTCGGCCGAGCGGGTGCGCGGCATCACCCACCTGGGTGGCACCATCCTGGGGACCACCGCGCGCGGCAACCTGTTCGGGCTGGAGGTGCGGCAGTCGGACGGCACGTGGGGCGACCGCGACCCGTCGGCCGACATCATGGGGCGCTTCGCGGAGATGGAGATCGACGCGCTGATCGCCATCGGCGGCGACGGCTCGCTGAAGATCGCGCACCGCCTCTTCCTGAAGGGCCTGCGCGTGGTGGGCGTGCCGAAGACGATCGACAACGACCTGAGCGCCACCGACATGACCTTCGGCTTCCAGACCGCGGTGGACGTCGCGACGGAAGCCATCGGCCGCCTCCACTCCACCGCCGAGGCGCACCAGCGGGTGATGGTGGTGCAGGTGATGGGGCGCCACACCGGGTGGATCGCGCTGGAGAGCGGGCTGGCCGGCGGCGCCGACGTGATCCTCATCCCCGAGATCCCCTTCTCGGCCGAGCGGATCGCGGAGAAGATCATGGAGCGCGACCGGGCCCGCCGCCGCTTCAGCATCGTGGTGATCGCGGAGGGCGCGGTCCCCGCGGGCGGCCTCCCCAGCTTCGTGGAGGGGACCGGGCGCTACGGCGGAATCGGCGACCGGCTGGCGGTGGAGCTCGAGGCGCTGACGGGGAAGGACACGCGCTGCCTGACGCTGGGGCACATCCAGCGCGGCGGCAGCCCGGTGCCGTACGACCGCAACCTGGCGCTGCGCTTCGGCGCGGCGGCGGTGCACGCGGTGGAGCGCGGCAACTTCGGGTGCATGGTGGGGCTGCAGGGGAACCACGTGCGCAGCGTCCCCCTGGGCGACGCCGTCACCGACATCAAGCGCGTTCCCATCGACGACGAGGTGGTGCGCACGGCGCGGCGGATGGGCGTGTCGTTCGGGGATTGA
- the treA gene encoding alpha,alpha-trehalase TreA, with protein MPFPAAPPAARLVRGPAARAFGIAALIAIGGCGTAARPPSAGTVAPRATVAVDGGRYDPPAALGRLFHDVQTARVFPDSKTFVDARPLAPPAEIVRRYAAARDSAGFDLRAFVGRWFEAPRDASANVRSDGAKSMEEHIRLLWPALTRQPDRADARSSLIPLPNAYVVPGGRFREVYYWDSYFTMLGLVESGRMDLVRSMLDNFAYLIRTTGHIPNGNRTYYLGRSQPPFFAAMVSLYASHADTAAALRWLDALEAEHAFWMDGADRLAPGEAHRRVVRMRDGSLLNRYWDDRPEPRPESYREDWTTAQTLPEGAREAFYRNVRASAESGWDFSSRWMRDPADLRTLETTELVPVDLNSLLYHQERTIAALRAFRARAGDAEVAARYARAAEERRRALLAAAYDIADGFFYDVRWRTGERVRDRPTLAAAAPLYFGVATPEQGRAVAARLQREFLKPGGFVTTLVRSGQQWDAPNGWPPLEWMGMEGVRRYGRADLADTARARWLALNRKTWSSTGRMVEKYDVMDITRPAGGGEYPTQDGFGWTNGVALALSAQEARRTSGMIGTAGTATGVASAMGDIVKMRVNSRLQPHAVRLRGLHRREAGSGARRER; from the coding sequence ATGCCCTTCCCCGCCGCGCCGCCGGCGGCGCGCCTCGTGCGTGGCCCGGCGGCGCGCGCGTTCGGCATCGCGGCGCTGATCGCGATCGGGGGATGCGGCACGGCTGCGCGACCGCCATCGGCGGGGACGGTCGCCCCGCGCGCGACCGTCGCCGTGGACGGCGGGCGGTACGATCCGCCGGCCGCGCTCGGGCGGCTCTTCCACGACGTGCAGACGGCGCGCGTCTTCCCCGATTCCAAGACATTCGTCGACGCGCGGCCGCTTGCGCCCCCGGCGGAGATCGTGCGCCGCTACGCCGCCGCGCGCGACTCGGCGGGGTTCGACCTGCGCGCCTTCGTCGGCCGCTGGTTCGAGGCGCCGCGCGACGCATCGGCCAACGTGCGGAGCGACGGCGCGAAGTCGATGGAGGAGCACATCCGCCTCCTCTGGCCGGCGCTGACCCGCCAGCCGGACCGGGCGGACGCGCGCTCGTCCCTCATCCCCCTGCCGAACGCGTACGTGGTGCCGGGCGGGCGCTTCCGCGAGGTGTACTACTGGGATTCGTACTTCACCATGCTGGGGCTGGTGGAGAGCGGGCGGATGGACCTGGTGCGCAGCATGCTGGACAACTTCGCGTACCTCATCCGCACCACGGGCCACATCCCCAACGGCAACCGCACCTACTACCTGGGCCGCAGCCAGCCGCCCTTCTTCGCGGCGATGGTGTCGCTCTACGCGTCGCACGCCGACACCGCGGCGGCGCTGCGCTGGCTGGACGCGCTGGAGGCCGAGCACGCGTTCTGGATGGACGGCGCGGACCGGCTGGCTCCCGGCGAGGCGCACCGCCGCGTGGTGCGGATGCGCGACGGCTCGCTGCTGAACCGCTACTGGGACGACCGCCCGGAGCCGCGCCCGGAGTCGTACCGGGAAGACTGGACGACCGCGCAGACGCTGCCGGAGGGCGCGCGCGAGGCCTTCTACCGCAACGTCCGCGCGTCGGCGGAGAGCGGGTGGGACTTCTCCAGCCGCTGGATGCGCGACCCCGCGGACCTGCGGACGCTGGAGACGACGGAGCTGGTGCCGGTCGATCTCAATTCTCTGCTCTACCACCAGGAGCGCACGATCGCCGCGCTGCGCGCCTTCCGCGCCCGCGCGGGGGATGCGGAGGTGGCGGCGCGCTACGCCCGCGCGGCGGAGGAGCGGCGCCGCGCGCTCCTCGCCGCCGCGTACGACATCGCGGATGGATTCTTCTACGACGTTCGCTGGCGCACCGGCGAGCGCGTGCGCGACCGGCCCACGCTGGCCGCCGCGGCGCCGCTCTACTTCGGCGTGGCGACGCCGGAGCAGGGGCGCGCGGTGGCGGCGCGGCTGCAGCGCGAGTTCCTGAAGCCGGGCGGCTTCGTGACCACCCTCGTCCGCTCCGGCCAGCAGTGGGACGCGCCGAACGGCTGGCCGCCGCTGGAGTGGATGGGGATGGAGGGCGTGCGCCGCTACGGCCGCGCGGACCTGGCCGACACGGCCCGCGCGCGCTGGCTGGCCCTCAATCGCAAGACATGGTCGTCGACGGGGCGGATGGTGGAGAAGTACGACGTGATGGACATCACCCGCCCCGCCGGCGGCGGCGAGTACCCCACCCAGGACGGCTTCGGCTGGACCAACGGCGTCGCCCTCGCGCTCTCCGCGCAGGAGGCGCGGCGGACGTCGGGGATGATAGGGACGGCGGGGACGGCGACGGGAGTGGCGAGTGCGATGGGAGATATCGTGAAAATGCGAGTGAACTCGCGGCTACAACCGCACGCAGTCCGCCTTCGCGGACTTCATCGGCGCGAGGCAGGCTCGGGCGCGCGGCGCGAACGGTAG
- a CDS encoding alpha/beta hydrolase-fold protein has translation MSRLPVDRPGRRAAAAAVLALLAVSTGARAQLTMRVRVPAGTPDTASVFVAGSFNVWNPANASYRLTRTGDGEYSITLPADVRGGIEFKFTRGSWERVETDSAGGGVNNRHFIVPAEGAAAWTGAVAAWQDPAKIQPRAPSRTASVAVLDTAFAIPQLGRARRVWIYLPPGYASSNRRYPVLYMHDGQNVFDNATSGFGEWGVDETLDSLRARGDRSVIVVAVDHGGAKRLDEYSPWRNARYGGGEGGVYVDFLVNTLKPFVDRRFRTLPDRLDTGIAGSSMGGLISLYAVLKYPRVFGRAGVFSPALWFSDSIFAMARAARPPLPGTRIWFVTGAHEGDTPEVYVNDQRRMIATLAASGFRVGAQVDSAVRADGQHSEWFWRREFPLAYRWLFASPTTGNGDASAGRRHARRTRHPRATPTGTH, from the coding sequence GTGAGCCGCCTGCCGGTCGATCGCCCCGGCCGCCGGGCCGCCGCCGCGGCCGTCCTCGCGCTCCTCGCGGTCTCGACCGGCGCGCGAGCGCAGCTGACGATGCGGGTGCGCGTGCCGGCGGGGACGCCGGACACGGCGAGCGTCTTCGTCGCCGGCAGCTTCAACGTCTGGAATCCGGCGAACGCCAGCTATCGCCTGACGCGGACGGGAGATGGAGAGTATTCCATCACCCTTCCGGCGGACGTCCGCGGGGGGATCGAGTTCAAGTTCACGCGCGGCTCGTGGGAGCGGGTGGAGACGGACAGCGCGGGCGGCGGCGTGAACAACCGCCACTTCATCGTCCCCGCCGAGGGCGCGGCGGCGTGGACCGGGGCCGTCGCCGCGTGGCAGGACCCCGCGAAGATCCAGCCGCGCGCCCCCTCGCGGACGGCCTCGGTCGCCGTGCTGGACACCGCCTTCGCCATCCCGCAGCTGGGGCGGGCGCGGCGCGTGTGGATCTACCTTCCGCCCGGCTACGCATCGTCCAACCGCCGGTACCCCGTGCTGTACATGCACGACGGGCAGAACGTGTTCGACAACGCGACGAGCGGCTTCGGCGAGTGGGGGGTGGACGAGACGCTGGACAGCCTCCGCGCGCGCGGCGACCGCAGCGTCATCGTCGTCGCCGTCGACCACGGCGGGGCGAAGCGGCTGGACGAATACTCGCCGTGGCGCAACGCGCGCTACGGCGGTGGCGAGGGCGGCGTGTACGTGGACTTCCTGGTGAACACGCTGAAGCCGTTCGTCGACCGGCGCTTCCGCACCCTGCCGGACCGGCTGGACACGGGGATCGCGGGATCGAGCATGGGCGGGCTGATCTCGCTCTACGCCGTCCTGAAGTACCCGCGCGTCTTCGGCCGGGCGGGCGTGTTCTCTCCCGCGCTCTGGTTCTCCGATTCCATCTTCGCCATGGCGCGCGCGGCGCGGCCGCCGCTGCCGGGAACGCGGATCTGGTTCGTCACCGGCGCGCACGAGGGCGACACGCCGGAGGTGTACGTGAACGACCAGCGGCGGATGATCGCCACCCTCGCCGCGTCCGGCTTCCGCGTGGGAGCGCAGGTGGACTCCGCCGTCCGCGCGGACGGGCAGCACAGCGAGTGGTTCTGGCGCCGCGAGTTCCCGCTCGCCTACCGCTGGCTCTTCGCATCTCCCACGACGGGGAATGGAGATGCGTCCGCGGGGCGGCGGCACGCGCGCCGGACGCGCCATCCCCGCGCAACTCCGACGGGAACGCACTGA
- a CDS encoding alpha-amylase family glycosyl hydrolase, producing the protein MRRNALASLSIAALVVAVPATAQVPAAPDTAWERGGTCYEVFVRSFQDSNGDGIGDLNGLIQKLDYINDGNPQSQRDLGANCIWLMPVAESPSYHGYDVSNYYRVEPDYGTNDDFKRLMAEAHRRGIRVLVDMVLNHSSSEHPAFQAALRDPSSPYRSWYRFSPTEPGPGPWGGPAWRKSPVRDEYFYGVFWEGMPDLNYQTPAVREEAKKVATFWLTEMGVDGFRLDAVPYLVEEGTVLSGSPGTHALLREYAAHVNRVKPGAYTVGEVWDSTAAMLQYYPDQLTSYFTFEVSDSLLAAVNRGSAKNLLAGYLRLQQALPPTRYSPFLRNHDQTRTMTVFGGDRAKARLAAVLLLTLPGIPFVYYGEEIGMSGDKPDERLRTPMQWTGAPGAGFTTAKPWEALQPDSATANVAAEERDPRSLLNLYRGLIHGRAANPALAAGRLIPVTASHDAVAAYLRRDGGRAVLVVANLGKTPVSGATLAAAAGALQPGRYLPTDLLTHASATPLTVGRAGAVSGYVPFGTLVPGEVHVLDLTRVGR; encoded by the coding sequence ATGCGCCGGAACGCACTCGCCTCGCTCTCCATCGCCGCCCTGGTGGTCGCCGTGCCCGCCACCGCGCAGGTGCCGGCCGCGCCCGACACGGCGTGGGAGCGCGGCGGCACCTGCTACGAAGTGTTCGTCCGCTCCTTCCAGGACAGCAACGGCGACGGAATTGGCGACCTGAACGGGCTGATCCAGAAGCTGGACTACATCAACGACGGCAACCCGCAGTCGCAGCGCGACCTGGGCGCCAACTGCATCTGGCTGATGCCGGTGGCCGAAAGTCCCAGCTACCACGGCTACGACGTCAGCAACTACTACCGCGTGGAGCCGGACTACGGGACGAACGACGACTTCAAGCGGCTGATGGCCGAGGCGCACCGCCGCGGCATCCGCGTGCTGGTGGACATGGTGCTGAACCACTCGTCCAGCGAGCACCCGGCGTTCCAGGCCGCGCTGCGCGACCCCAGTTCCCCCTACCGCAGCTGGTACCGCTTCTCGCCCACCGAGCCGGGGCCCGGGCCGTGGGGCGGCCCCGCGTGGCGCAAGTCGCCCGTGCGCGACGAGTACTTCTACGGGGTGTTCTGGGAGGGGATGCCGGACCTGAACTACCAGACGCCCGCGGTGCGCGAGGAGGCGAAGAAGGTCGCCACCTTCTGGCTCACGGAGATGGGCGTCGACGGCTTCCGCCTGGACGCCGTGCCGTACCTGGTCGAGGAAGGCACCGTGCTCTCCGGCTCGCCGGGGACGCACGCGCTGCTGCGCGAGTACGCGGCGCACGTGAACCGCGTGAAGCCGGGCGCCTACACCGTGGGCGAGGTGTGGGACAGCACCGCGGCGATGCTCCAGTACTACCCCGACCAGCTGACGTCGTACTTCACCTTCGAGGTGTCGGACTCGCTGCTGGCGGCGGTGAACCGCGGCTCGGCGAAGAACCTGCTGGCCGGCTATCTCCGCCTGCAGCAGGCGCTTCCGCCCACGCGCTACTCGCCGTTCCTGCGCAACCACGACCAGACGCGCACGATGACCGTCTTCGGCGGCGACCGGGCGAAGGCGCGGCTGGCGGCGGTGCTCCTGCTCACCCTTCCCGGCATCCCCTTCGTCTACTACGGCGAGGAGATCGGGATGAGCGGCGACAAGCCGGACGAGCGCCTGCGCACGCCGATGCAGTGGACCGGCGCGCCAGGCGCCGGCTTCACCACCGCGAAGCCGTGGGAGGCGCTGCAGCCCGATTCGGCCACCGCGAACGTGGCCGCGGAGGAGCGCGATCCCCGCTCGCTGCTCAATCTCTACCGCGGCCTGATCCACGGGCGCGCGGCCAACCCCGCGCTGGCGGCCGGCAGGCTCATTCCCGTGACTGCCTCGCACGACGCCGTGGCGGCGTACCTGCGCCGCGATGGCGGCCGCGCCGTGCTCGTCGTCGCCAACCTGGGGAAGACGCCGGTCTCCGGCGCGACGCTGGCCGCCGCGGCCGGGGCGCTGCAGCCGGGCCGCTACCTGCCGACGGACCTGCTGACCCACGCCTCCGCCACGCCGCTGACGGTGGGCCGCGCCGGTGCGGTGAGCGGATACGTCCCCTTCGGCACCCTGGTGCCGGGCGAGGTGCACGTGCTCGATCTCACGCGCGTGGGGCGGTAG
- a CDS encoding MFS transporter, with amino-acid sequence MTRRPRLNFPQMFNMSFGFLGIQFGWGLQLANMSAIYERLGATPDNVPILWLAAPLTGLLVQPIVGALSDRTWGPLGRRRPYFLVGAILASIALFFMPTSRTLWMAAGLLWILDASINISMEPFRAFVADKLDVSQRTAGFVMQSFFIGVGQSLANVLPYLLRQMGVTGNTASGIPLTVKYSFQAGAVVFIVCVLWTVFTTTEFPPEDMGALDRAERGRSGIGTLFGEIGSSIREMPATMKQLAVVQFFTWLGLFCMWMFFGPSVARHVFGATSAGSEQYARGTEWGGVGFAIYSITCFAVAFALPKLAAASSRKTTHALALVCGAIGLLSVPLIHNQYLLLLTMVGVGIAWASILSMPYAILSGALPAARMGVYMGVFNFFIVIPEICASLGFKRVIRLLFGADNPNTPLYMVVGGGICLLVAAALVTRVHDVGEPVGGEEAVIDADEHEFLTIAESAQPVPSDALVNRDPRDRS; translated from the coding sequence GTGACCAGGAGACCGCGTCTCAACTTCCCGCAGATGTTCAACATGAGCTTCGGCTTCCTCGGCATCCAGTTCGGATGGGGGCTGCAGCTCGCGAACATGTCCGCGATCTACGAGCGGCTGGGCGCCACGCCCGACAACGTGCCGATCCTCTGGCTGGCCGCCCCGCTCACCGGCCTGCTGGTGCAGCCGATCGTGGGCGCGCTCAGCGACCGCACCTGGGGGCCGCTGGGGCGGCGCCGGCCGTACTTCCTGGTCGGCGCCATCCTGGCCTCCATCGCCCTGTTCTTCATGCCCACGTCGCGCACGCTGTGGATGGCGGCGGGGCTGCTGTGGATCCTGGACGCCTCGATCAACATCTCGATGGAGCCGTTCCGCGCGTTCGTGGCCGACAAGCTGGACGTGAGCCAGCGGACCGCCGGCTTCGTGATGCAGTCGTTCTTCATCGGCGTGGGGCAGAGCCTGGCGAACGTGCTTCCGTACCTGCTCCGCCAGATGGGCGTCACCGGGAACACCGCCAGCGGGATCCCGCTCACGGTGAAGTACTCGTTCCAGGCGGGCGCGGTGGTGTTCATCGTCTGCGTGCTGTGGACGGTGTTCACCACCACCGAGTTCCCCCCCGAGGACATGGGCGCCCTGGACCGCGCGGAGCGGGGGCGGAGCGGGATCGGGACGCTGTTCGGCGAGATCGGCTCGTCCATCCGCGAGATGCCCGCCACCATGAAGCAGCTGGCGGTGGTGCAGTTCTTCACCTGGCTGGGGCTGTTCTGCATGTGGATGTTCTTCGGGCCGTCGGTGGCCCGGCACGTGTTCGGCGCGACCTCGGCGGGGAGCGAGCAGTACGCGCGCGGCACGGAGTGGGGCGGCGTGGGCTTCGCCATCTACTCCATCACCTGCTTCGCCGTGGCGTTCGCGCTGCCGAAGCTGGCGGCGGCCAGCAGCCGGAAGACCACGCACGCCCTGGCGCTGGTGTGCGGCGCCATCGGCCTGCTGAGCGTTCCGCTCATCCACAACCAGTACCTGCTGCTGCTCACGATGGTGGGCGTGGGGATCGCGTGGGCGTCGATCCTCTCCATGCCGTACGCCATCCTTTCCGGGGCGCTGCCGGCGGCGCGGATGGGCGTGTACATGGGCGTGTTCAACTTCTTCATCGTCATCCCCGAGATCTGCGCCTCGCTGGGGTTCAAGCGCGTCATCCGCCTGCTGTTCGGCGCCGACAACCCCAACACCCCGCTGTACATGGTGGTGGGCGGCGGCATCTGCCTGCTGGTGGCCGCCGCGCTGGTGACGCGGGTGCACGACGTGGGCGAGCCCGTGGGAGGCGAGGAGGCCGTCATCGACGCCGACGAGCACGAGTTCCTCACCATTGCCGAGTCCGCGCAGCCGGTGCCGAGCGACGCGCTGGTGAACCGCGACCCGCGCGACCGCTCCTGA
- a CDS encoding glycoside hydrolase family 97 protein: MEMPSRVRVLALGAALAAFAATAGAAQQEMRVASPDGRNVVTVGTHEGQLYYAVSRNGRPILLPSRLGFAFRGGDTLRTSLRIVSATRDSADETWTQPWGEVARVRDHHRELRVNVAEDRAPGRRFAVVFRAFDDGVGFRYEVADSAGFRAYEMMDELTEFAFADNARAWWIPAQCCDPDRQERLYSSGPVSRLDTVQTPLTLQTTSGVQVVIHEANLVDYAGMYLARTDNRTLRTTLAKWADGVAVRGTAPFVTPWRTIQLADRVEDLAPSVLGLNLNPPSVIRNTGWIHPMKYNGIWWAMHLNAWTWGSGPKHGATTENTRRYLDFAAANGFGGTLVEGWNLGWDVDWFNTGKANFDFTHSYPDFDLPALAAYARSKGITLIGHHETGGNVTGYERQLDSAMALYQRVGVRAVKTGYVSDLTDQGHMHQGQYMVRHHRRVIETAARYGIMLDVHEPVKDTGERRTYPNILAREGSRGMEYNAWGGEGGNPPEHETILFFTRMLAGPMDFTPGIFDLLLKSSGHPHTPEEARPRTTLAKQLALYVVLYSPFQMAADLPENYQGQPAFQFIRDVAVDWDTTRVIQGRIGDYVIVARKQKGADSWFLGAITDEEARTFDVPLGFLAPGHRYVAEIYADGPGASWRDNPLPVAISRQNVTSASRLHVVLAPGGGQAVRIRPAP, encoded by the coding sequence ATGGAGATGCCGAGCAGGGTTCGGGTGCTGGCGCTGGGCGCGGCGCTGGCGGCGTTCGCGGCCACGGCCGGGGCGGCGCAGCAGGAGATGCGCGTGGCCTCGCCGGACGGCAGGAACGTGGTGACGGTGGGGACGCACGAGGGGCAGCTGTACTACGCGGTCAGCCGCAACGGCCGGCCCATCCTTCTCCCCTCGCGCCTGGGCTTCGCCTTCCGCGGCGGCGACACGCTGCGGACGTCGCTGCGCATCGTCTCGGCCACGCGCGACTCGGCGGACGAGACGTGGACGCAGCCGTGGGGCGAGGTGGCGCGGGTGCGCGACCATCACCGTGAGCTGCGGGTGAACGTGGCCGAGGACCGCGCGCCCGGCCGCCGCTTCGCCGTGGTCTTCCGCGCGTTCGACGACGGCGTGGGCTTCCGCTACGAGGTGGCCGACAGCGCCGGCTTCCGCGCCTACGAGATGATGGACGAGCTCACCGAGTTCGCCTTCGCCGACAACGCGCGCGCCTGGTGGATCCCGGCACAGTGCTGCGACCCCGACCGCCAGGAGCGCCTGTACAGCAGCGGCCCCGTCTCGCGCCTCGACACCGTGCAGACGCCGCTCACCCTGCAGACGACCAGCGGCGTGCAGGTCGTCATCCACGAGGCCAACCTGGTGGACTACGCGGGGATGTACCTGGCCCGCACCGACAACCGGACGCTGCGCACCACGCTGGCGAAGTGGGCCGACGGCGTGGCCGTGCGCGGGACGGCGCCCTTTGTCACCCCCTGGCGCACCATCCAGCTCGCCGACCGGGTGGAGGACCTCGCCCCGTCCGTCCTCGGCCTAAACCTCAATCCCCCCAGCGTCATCCGGAACACCGGCTGGATCCATCCCATGAAGTACAACGGGATCTGGTGGGCGATGCACCTCAACGCGTGGACCTGGGGCTCGGGGCCGAAGCACGGCGCGACGACGGAGAACACCCGGCGCTACCTGGACTTCGCCGCGGCGAACGGCTTCGGCGGGACGCTGGTGGAGGGATGGAATCTCGGCTGGGACGTGGACTGGTTCAACACGGGAAAGGCGAATTTCGACTTCACCCATTCCTATCCCGACTTCGACCTTCCCGCGCTGGCCGCCTATGCGCGCTCGAAGGGGATCACGCTCATCGGCCACCACGAGACGGGGGGCAACGTCACCGGCTACGAGCGGCAGCTGGACTCGGCGATGGCGCTGTACCAGCGGGTCGGCGTGCGCGCGGTGAAGACCGGCTACGTGAGCGATCTGACCGACCAGGGGCACATGCACCAGGGGCAGTACATGGTGCGCCACCACCGCCGCGTGATCGAGACGGCGGCGCGCTACGGGATCATGCTGGACGTGCACGAGCCGGTGAAGGACACCGGCGAGCGGCGCACGTACCCCAACATCCTGGCGCGCGAGGGGTCGCGCGGGATGGAGTACAACGCGTGGGGCGGCGAGGGCGGCAACCCGCCCGAGCACGAAACCATCCTCTTCTTCACCCGCATGCTGGCGGGGCCGATGGACTTCACGCCGGGGATCTTCGACCTGCTGCTGAAGTCGAGCGGGCACCCGCACACCCCCGAGGAGGCGCGGCCGCGCACGACACTCGCGAAGCAGCTCGCCCTCTACGTCGTGCTCTACTCGCCCTTCCAGATGGCGGCCGACCTCCCCGAGAACTACCAGGGGCAGCCCGCCTTCCAGTTCATCCGCGACGTCGCCGTCGACTGGGACACCACGCGGGTGATCCAGGGGCGCATCGGCGACTACGTGATCGTGGCGCGCAAGCAGAAGGGCGCGGACAGCTGGTTCCTGGGTGCCATCACCGACGAGGAGGCGCGCACCTTCGACGTGCCGCTCGGGTTCCTGGCGCCGGGGCACCGCTACGTGGCCGAGATCTACGCCGACGGGCCGGGCGCCAGCTGGCGCGACAACCCGCTCCCCGTCGCCATCTCGCGGCAGAACGTGACGTCCGCCTCGCGGCTCCACGTCGTCCTCGCCCCCGGCGGCGGGCAGGCCGTCCGCATCCGCCCGGCGCCGTGA